The genomic segment GGTTTAATGAAGCATTCATATTTCGAACAGCAGAATTAAAGTCAAAATTATTATCAGACATCAATATCACCTCCCAACATACATATTTCGACACTAGCAATCAATTATCCTTTCAGTAATAGGAATGTTCATGAACATAAAAACAACCCGCTAGGAACGAACCTAGCGAGTCGTAGTGATGATTTGATTATACCAATGAAAAAATCACAATATTAATAGATAATATTCGACTTCTTCAAGAGTTTCTACATTGAAGTCTAGTTTGTTGTTGTTTCCGAGATCCAAGTTGCATTGCCTGCATACCATAATCAAGTTGTTTTCATCATAAGCCAACTCAGGAAAGTCCCTGTAGCTCTTAATATGGTGACATTCAAGGTCAGCAGTGATGAGTAAGTCATGCTTTATTCTACAGCGTTGACAATGACCTTTCTCTCTGAGCACGATTTTCTTCCTTAAAGTTTGGAACTTTCGGTGTCCACTAATGTGGTCAGAGGCGGCGGTGTTTCTTTTTTTGCAAGGGCATTTAGTTCCTGTAGCTACTAACTTGCCACAAGAACAGATTCTGTTAGAGTTCAAAGACAAAATTCCTTTCTGTTTCGTATGCTTGATTTGGATTAGCTTTTGCCCAATCGGAGCCGACATAGAAGACGACTCCGTTGAGCGAATGAGTGTGAATGTAATAGTTATTCATCATGTTCAAAAGTCGGGCATGGCATTTTCCCCAAGAAATGGCCCATAAATCGAAGTCCCTTTTTTCACTCTTGATTTGTAGCGACCACGTTTTAAAGATACACGATAATCGAAATTGCATGTTTCATCGTCATGTTTGAGCATTACTCCCATGAGCTTGCCTGGTTTGACATTTTCTTTTTCCAGAGTGTCTAAAATATATGCCGTTTCAATGATTTCATACGCTTTTTCAATTTTCATAGCTTCACGGTAAACAATAGGTTTTTTTGAATAAGCTAATTTCCAATACTGTGCAATAAAGTCTTCAGATACTGTGTGATTGTGCAAAGCTTTAAGAGCGGTCAATTCTTCGTTGCCTTGCTCAATGATTGTTTTAATTTTTTCTAATGCATCTTTGCTTTCTTTACTAGCTGCTAAACGCACAGACGGTGTCCAATATACATCATTTTTCTTCGAGAAAGAGCGCAATTTTGCAATCATTTCTTTTATTTCAAAGTTGAACCTAACTGATTTTGATTTGCCTAACAATGGAACGTAACGAACAATGTCATTGTGTGCAGCTACCAAGCCAAGAGAATTGTCGTTAAGCTCCGAGTCCATTAATTTTTGATACGATTCAATTCTTTCTTGTTGAGCCAGTTCGATTTCGTTCGCCGTAGTTGCTGTTTGTTGTGTTGTCATAATAGGTTTCTCCTTTTTGTTTAACGTCTCATGGACAATTTTTTTGTTTGTTTACCTGCTATACCGTGTATTATATTGTGTCAGTCCATTTTGTAAGGACTCCTTTTAAAAAGAATTCCTTTATTAATGACTACCTTTCATAAAAGGTAAAAGCTCTTTGTTCGCCCATTCCTCAAATTCTTCTGCAAACGGCATTCTAGATTTAATGATGATTCGTTGCACATCATTTGCTGAAACAACATTCATCATTTGACTTCCGCCATTTGTAGGTACAGGGTATTTGACAATACTTTTACAATTACTACTCGAAATCACACTCTTTTTATTACCCAATGCTTTTGCAATATCACTTAATACCGCATGATATACACCACCAACATTTACGAGTCTGATCTCTCCGAACAGCGAGCTATTTCGTATAACTAATTTCTTCATTTCGTTGCCTCCTGTTGTTTGATTTGATTCATGACGTTATTATATTTGAATGAATTTAAATGCAAGGATGGCTACAGAGATTCATTTGGAAGTCATGTTCCTTCATTAAAGAAAAATACATTGAAACATAAAGAAACACCTAAATCGATGGCTAGGCGTTCTGCGGTCATTATGTAATTAAGTGATATGGAAATGGTCAGTGACGAAAGCTGACGCACTCAGCAACGCCTAATTTGATACAATGATGGAAGGGGAGGTCGTTTTATGAATATAAAGAATATGTTAGGAGATTCAGATATAACTATTTTAGTTAAATTTGTAGAACCTCAATTTGTTGAAACTACTATGGATGGAAACATTTATTTTGCTAGAAATAAACATTTTATTGAACTCGAAGAACAAGAGAAAAATAAAGGAATAGCAGATAAACATGAAGGTAGTTGGAGCAGAGTATTGGATGATAGCCACCGAGTGTTTTTGGAAGTGGATGGTGAAATGCTGCCATTGCATACTAAAACAGCTGTGTTACGTAACAGATATGATGGACTATCACTGTTGCCAATATGTTGCTTTGTATTTTTATCTTTGAAGAATGATTTTGAAATAATACCAAATGAAAATAAAATAAAATTGAAATCAGAAGTTGATATAGAACTAAGAAAACAGTTTAATGGAAGGCATATGATTTTATTTAGTGATATTACAAAGGTATTTGAACGATTCGATAAATCAATTGAATCAATGAAGTATCCTTTAGCAAAAGGTTTGGTCACATATTATGACGATAAGATAAATTCACATCCACTTTCTGAAGAAGAGTACGAGAAAAATCCGGCTCGTGCTTTGTTATACAAAGTGAAATTCTTTGAACATCAAAAAGAATATCGTTTTATTATTAACAAACCCTTAGATGAAGATGTCATTGTAGAATTAGGAGATATTAAAGATATCGCAAATGATTTAGGTGTGGTGGGAATTGATAAACAACTACCATTTGAAATAATATTCAAAGAAGCAGAATGAATGGCTGGAAATTCGAAAAAGTAATAATAAATAAAAACGGCAATCAAAATCAAATGATACCCGTAAGATCATTCAAACTTCTGTATTCAGTAGAAGTGTGTATGTAAAAGAATTTGCAAGAGGGGCAGCAAAAGGCATCTGTCAGCTATATGACAATGAAGCTCCATTCTTGGACAAGCAAGGGAACCCATTTTTAGAAGTACATCATGTTCATTACTTATCCAAAGGTGGGAGTGATACGATGGACAATGTGGTGGCTTTATGTCCGAACTGTCATAGGAAAATTCGTCAATTGGAATTAGAAGAAGATGTGAATAAGATTACAGAAAAAGCATTGGGAAATCTGAATACATAACCATATCGGGGTGAAATTTTTGAGTTTAAATAATTTTAAAGAAATCCAAATAGCTTATAGCAAAACATTTTACAATGGCTGTGTGCTGTTGGAAGAATCGCAGTTGTTATATGACAATAATAAGTATGCTAGAGCGTATTTACTGGCTCATATTGCTATTGAAGAATGGGCCCGCTGCTTTATGTTGGCTTCCGCAATAATGAAATTCAAAATAAGAGCATTGGATGTGAAGAAACTCCTACGTAGACAGACAAGTCATCAAGACAAAATTGAATTGGCTTACTCATTTGTGAAGATGTTAAAAAAACATGGAAATCCTTTAGGTAAGGAAAACAAAAAAGAAGCGATGAATGAAATAATGAGAAATCTCAATGCTGAGTTTATGATAGGTAAAGATGAAATACGAAAACTTAATGACTTTAAAAATTCGTCTTTTTATGTGGACCATTATGAAAATGTAACTAAATCCCCAAGTGAAATGATTTCCGAAGAAAAAGCGAGTGAATTAATCGCATCTGCAATGCTATTAAAAGAATTGTTAGAGTTAGCAAAATGGCATGAAGATGAAGTACTAATTGATCTAGCTAAAAAAATGGAGCCTGAAACAATGTTTTTAATAAAAGAATTATTCTCTCCAAATGCAAATAAATATTGAGTCCTTAAAAGGTACATATAAAGCATATGTACCTTTTTCTTAAACAAATAAAAAAGCATCCCGAAGGACGCTCTTAGCTATTT from the Sporosarcina psychrophila genome contains:
- a CDS encoding HNH endonuclease, which gives rise to MSAPIGQKLIQIKHTKQKGILSLNSNRICSCGKLVATGTKCPCKKRNTAASDHISGHRKFQTLRKKIVLREKGHCQRCRIKHDLLITADLECHHIKSYRDFPELAYDENNLIMVCRQCNLDLGNNNKLDFNVETLEEVEYYLLIL
- a CDS encoding Bro-N domain-containing protein, which produces MKKLVIRNSSLFGEIRLVNVGGVYHAVLSDIAKALGNKKSVISSSNCKSIVKYPVPTNGGSQMMNVVSANDVQRIIIKSRMPFAEEFEEWANKELLPFMKGSH
- a CDS encoding HNH endonuclease — protein: MYVKEFARGAAKGICQLYDNEAPFLDKQGNPFLEVHHVHYLSKGGSDTMDNVVALCPNCHRKIRQLELEEDVNKITEKALGNLNT
- a CDS encoding AbiV family abortive infection protein, whose amino-acid sequence is MSLNNFKEIQIAYSKTFYNGCVLLEESQLLYDNNKYARAYLLAHIAIEEWARCFMLASAIMKFKIRALDVKKLLRRQTSHQDKIELAYSFVKMLKKHGNPLGKENKKEAMNEIMRNLNAEFMIGKDEIRKLNDFKNSSFYVDHYENVTKSPSEMISEEKASELIASAMLLKELLELAKWHEDEVLIDLAKKMEPETMFLIKELFSPNANKY